CAGAACGCGTCGTGAATGACACACTCAGGTCTTTGACTGTTAAAATCGGCTCCATAATCCCACCTCCTATTTCTATTTACGTAATTTTGGATCAAGCGCGTCGCGCAAGCCGTCACCAAGCAAGTTAAATGCGAGCATTGTCATAACCATCAAACCTGCAGGGAACCACATCCGCCAAGGATACAGCGTCCAGCCTGTAAGTGCATCATTGATCATAGATCCAAGAGAGGATTTAGGTGCAGATACACCCAATCCGAGGAAGCTCAAAAATGCTTCTGCGAAGATGGCATTTGGGATGGACAATGTCAATGTAACGAGTATTGGTCCGACAGCATTTGGCAACAAATGACGGAAGAGTTGACGTCCAGTGCTTGCGCCCATGGAACGAGCAGCAAGGATAAAGTCTCTGTTTTTGAGTTGCATAATCTCACCACGCACAATCCAGGACATACTGATCCATCCTGTAATGGTAAGTGCAATGATAATCGTTGTCAGACTTGGCTCCAATACAACCAGCAACAGGATAACAACGAGCATGTATGGCAGGGAGTACAAGATCTCGGAGAACTTGTTCATGATGCCGTCAACACGTCCACCGTAGAAGCCCATAATGGCTCCATAAATTACCCCGATGACAAGGTCAATCAAAGCAGCAGCCAAACCTACAGTAAGAGACACACGTGCACCTACCCAGGTTCTTACCCATACATCACGACCCAGTTCATCTGTTCCGAACCAGTGTTCAGCACTCGGTGCAGCATTGGCATTCAACAAATCATTGGAATAATAATTATAACTTGAGAACAACGAAGTTGGACCAATCATAGAGAAAATGACAACAAGGACTAGAACAGCCAAACTAATCATAGCGGCCTTGTTGGTTGCAAGTCTGTACATAGCGTCTTTGAATAGCGATACACTCTCTTGCGATTTCAACGCTGCCTGACTATCCAGGCCTGTGTTCGCCGTTTCATTATTGTTGTTATTCTTGCCAGACAACGTTATGCCCCCTTCCGGCTTTCTAGCTTAATTCTAGGATCAATCAACACGTAAGCGATATCTGTCAGGAAACGTGCAAGCATCAAGAGAATACCATAGAAGATTGTAATCCCCATGATCATCGTGTAATCACGATTCGTAATACTCTCTACAAATACTTTACCAATTCCACCAATATTAAAGATTTGCTCAATAACAACGGAGCCTGTGATAATATTTGCTGTCATCGGACCAACGTAAGTAACGACTGGCAGAATACCGTTCCGTAAAACGTGTTTAAACATGATAGCAGGCCATTTCAAACCTTTGGCTTTGGCTGTCTTGATGTAGTCTGCAT
This window of the Paenibacillus marchantiae genome carries:
- a CDS encoding ABC transporter permease, which produces MDSQAALKSQESVSLFKDAMYRLATNKAAMISLAVLVLVVIFSMIGPTSLFSSYNYYSNDLLNANAAPSAEHWFGTDELGRDVWVRTWVGARVSLTVGLAAALIDLVIGVIYGAIMGFYGGRVDGIMNKFSEILYSLPYMLVVILLLVVLEPSLTTIIIALTITGWISMSWIVRGEIMQLKNRDFILAARSMGASTGRQLFRHLLPNAVGPILVTLTLSIPNAIFAEAFLSFLGLGVSAPKSSLGSMINDALTGWTLYPWRMWFPAGLMVMTMLAFNLLGDGLRDALDPKLRK